A stretch of the Solanum dulcamara chromosome 6, daSolDulc1.2, whole genome shotgun sequence genome encodes the following:
- the LOC129892296 gene encoding protein PAT1 homolog 2-like isoform X2, whose product MIWPPHFRRNVTGPRHPGVIGDRGSGSFSRESSSAAEWSKEADFPDWFDQDFSDSESYQESKRWSSQPHPSAVHLAKSKPLYRTSSYPQRPQQLQHFLSEPILVPTSSFNSFPPPGGQSQQSSPCSHLHPQNLSSLAAGPKYPYFTANCSTLSNSNMHLPGLPHGIHYGGNISQLNTTGLSLNNLLQNRWTSHAGLIHRDHSSLINSILPHHFPHQNGLLSPQIMSPQQQQRLHLAVQPTLGHFSALQSQLFNSFPSPSHLSKYGSADYRNPRSKSSHKGRHSVHSSKQATDNGNQKIQFRSKYMTGDEIQSIMKMQHSATHGNDPYVDDYYHQARLSKKAADTRSTRRFCPNKEQASRPHNSTEMQPHLHVDAQGRVSFSSICRPCLLLEFDPPGLVSSDGSGEQKVSEKPLEQEPTLAARITIEDGFYLLLEVDDIDRLLQFRQPQDGGAQLRRKRQILLEGMAASLQLVDPLGKSGSSVGLTAKDDIVFLWLVSLPKGQKLISRYLCHLIPGSELARIVCMAIFRHLRVLFGGLPTETEAVETITNLAKTVTGCISGMDLNSLGACLAAIVCSSEQPPLRPLGSPAGDGASVILKTVLERATHLITDPQAGGNFSMPNPAFWQASFDAFFGLLTKYCLSKHESIMQSILAQTPSNTEVVGPEAARAVSREMPVELLRASLPHTNEQQRKLLFNFAQRSMPVAGVDAHGGCSGQTNLEPVSC is encoded by the exons ATGATCTGGCCACCACATTTTCGAAG AAATGTCACTGGACCAAGGCATCCTGGAGTTATTGGCGACCGTGGATCAGGATCTTTTTCCAGGGAAA GTTCATCGGCAGCTGAATGGTCAAAGGAGGCAGATTTTCCTGATTGGTTTGATCAGGATTTTTCTGACAGTGAAAGTTACCAGGAAAGCAAAAGATGGTCTTCACAGCCACATCCCTCTGCTGTGCATCTTGCAAAGTCGAAACCATTGTATAGGACATCCTCATACCCTCAGCGACCCCAACAACTTCAGCACTTCTTAAGTGAACCCATTCTAGTACCAACGTCATCGTTCAATTCTTTTCCTCCTCCAGGTGGCCAATCTCAACAATCCTCACCTTGCAGCCATTTGCATCCGCAAAACTTATCATCTCTTGCTGCTGGACCTAAGTATCCCTATTTCACTGCTAATTGCTCTACTTTGTCAAACTCTAATATGCATTTGCCAGGCTTGCCTCATGGGATCCATTATGGTGGAAACATATCACAGTTGAACACCACTGGCCTTTCACTTAATAACCTGCTGCAAAATCGCTGGACCAGCCATGCAGGACTCATACATAGGGACCATTCTAGTCTCATAAACAGTATCTTaccacatcattttcctcatcaAAATGGGTTATTATCCCCTCAGATAATGTCCCCCCAGCAGCAGCAGAGATTGCATCTTGCAGTTCAGCCGACTTTAGGTCATTTTTCAGCACTTCAATCTCAATTATTTAATTCCTTTCCTTCCCCGTCCCATCTGAGCAAGTATGGATCAGCGGATTACAGAAATCCAAGATCTAAGTCATCACATAAAGGTAGACACAGTGTGCATTCTTCTAAACAAGCTACTGATAATGGTAACCAGAAAATACAGTTCAGATCTAAATACATGACTGGTGATGAAATACAGAGCATTATGAAAATGCAGCATTCTGCAACACATGGAAATGATCCTTATGTGGATGATTATTATCACCAAGCTCGGTTATCAAAGAAAGCAGCTGATACAAGATCAACGCGTCGGTTCTGTCCAAATAAGGAGCAAGCATCACGGCCACACAATAGCACAGAGATGCAGCCTCATCTCCATGTTGATGCTCAGGGGCGGGTTTCATTTTCTTCCATCTGTAGGCCTTGTCTTCTTCTTGAATTTGATCCACCGGGTCTTGTTTCCAGTGATGGAAGTGGTGAGCAGAAGGTATCTGAGAAACCTTTGGAACAGGAGCCGACACTTGCAGCTAGAATTACTATTGAAGATGGTTTCTATCTTCTTCTTGAGGTTGATGACATTGACCGGCTCCTTCAGTTTCGTCAGCCCCAGGATGGTGGTGCTCAGCTCAGGCGGAAACGGCAGATCCTCTTAGAAGGTATGGCAGCCTCGCTTCAACTTgttgaccctcttggcaaaagTGGCAGTTCTGTAGGGCTTACTGCTAAAGATGACATTGTATTTTTATGGTTGGTATCACTTCCCAAAGGCCAAAAGCTCATCTCAAGGTATCTTTGTCATCTTATTCCTGGAAGTGAGCTTGCCAGAATAGTTTGCATGGCAATTTTCCGACACTTAAGAGTCTTGTTTGGTGGTCTTCCAACTGAGACGGAAGCAGTGGAGACCATTACTAATCTTGCAAAAACAGTCACTGGATGCATCAGTGGCATGGACCTCAATTCGCTCGGTGCTTGTCTAGCTGCTATTGTTTGTTCGTCAGAACAGCCTCCTCTCCGCCCACTTGGAAGCCCTGCTGGAGATGGAGCCTCTGTTATTCTAAAGACTGTTCTTGAAAGGGCAACTCATCTGATAACAGATCCTCAGGCTGGTGGCAACTTCAGCATGCCTAATCCTGCCTTTTGGCAGGCATCTTTTGATGCCTTCTTTGGTTTACTTACCAAGTATTGTCTGAGTAAGCATGAAAGTATTATGCAATCAATACTTGCGCAGACTCCATCAAACACTGAGGTGGTTGGTCCAGAGGCTGCAAGAGCCGTAAGTAGAGAAATGCCAGTGGAGCTTCTACGTGCAAGTCTGCCACACACAAATGAGCAACAAAGGAAGCTGCTGTTCAATTTTGCTCAGCGATCCATGCCTGTTGCTGGAGTTGATGCTCATGGTGGATGTAGTGGACAAACAAATCTTGAACCCGTGAGCTGCTAG
- the LOC129892296 gene encoding protein PAT1 homolog 2-like isoform X1, which yields MERSNSKYFTNLVNSSSSISDGELFDASQYAFFGGDVGEEIELGGLLEEDDNCIPSRNRNCDDEVPEYHLFEKYEGSALGSLSDIDDLATTFSKLNRNVTGPRHPGVIGDRGSGSFSRESSSAAEWSKEADFPDWFDQDFSDSESYQESKRWSSQPHPSAVHLAKSKPLYRTSSYPQRPQQLQHFLSEPILVPTSSFNSFPPPGGQSQQSSPCSHLHPQNLSSLAAGPKYPYFTANCSTLSNSNMHLPGLPHGIHYGGNISQLNTTGLSLNNLLQNRWTSHAGLIHRDHSSLINSILPHHFPHQNGLLSPQIMSPQQQQRLHLAVQPTLGHFSALQSQLFNSFPSPSHLSKYGSADYRNPRSKSSHKGRHSVHSSKQATDNGNQKIQFRSKYMTGDEIQSIMKMQHSATHGNDPYVDDYYHQARLSKKAADTRSTRRFCPNKEQASRPHNSTEMQPHLHVDAQGRVSFSSICRPCLLLEFDPPGLVSSDGSGEQKVSEKPLEQEPTLAARITIEDGFYLLLEVDDIDRLLQFRQPQDGGAQLRRKRQILLEGMAASLQLVDPLGKSGSSVGLTAKDDIVFLWLVSLPKGQKLISRYLCHLIPGSELARIVCMAIFRHLRVLFGGLPTETEAVETITNLAKTVTGCISGMDLNSLGACLAAIVCSSEQPPLRPLGSPAGDGASVILKTVLERATHLITDPQAGGNFSMPNPAFWQASFDAFFGLLTKYCLSKHESIMQSILAQTPSNTEVVGPEAARAVSREMPVELLRASLPHTNEQQRKLLFNFAQRSMPVAGVDAHGGCSGQTNLEPVSC from the exons ATTTCACCAACTTGGTTAACTCATCCAGCTCTATATCAG ACGGTGAGCTAtttgatgcatcacaatatgcCTTTTTTGGTGGAGATGTTGGGGAAGAAATTGAGTTGGGGGGTTTATTAGAGGAAGATGATAATTGCATTCCTTCTCGAAATCGAAATTGTGATGATGAGGTACCGGAGTACCATTTGTTTGAAAAATATGAG GGATCAGCTTTGGGGTCTTTATCCGACATAGATGATCTGGCCACCACATTTTCGAAG ttgAACAGAAATGTCACTGGACCAAGGCATCCTGGAGTTATTGGCGACCGTGGATCAGGATCTTTTTCCAGGGAAA GTTCATCGGCAGCTGAATGGTCAAAGGAGGCAGATTTTCCTGATTGGTTTGATCAGGATTTTTCTGACAGTGAAAGTTACCAGGAAAGCAAAAGATGGTCTTCACAGCCACATCCCTCTGCTGTGCATCTTGCAAAGTCGAAACCATTGTATAGGACATCCTCATACCCTCAGCGACCCCAACAACTTCAGCACTTCTTAAGTGAACCCATTCTAGTACCAACGTCATCGTTCAATTCTTTTCCTCCTCCAGGTGGCCAATCTCAACAATCCTCACCTTGCAGCCATTTGCATCCGCAAAACTTATCATCTCTTGCTGCTGGACCTAAGTATCCCTATTTCACTGCTAATTGCTCTACTTTGTCAAACTCTAATATGCATTTGCCAGGCTTGCCTCATGGGATCCATTATGGTGGAAACATATCACAGTTGAACACCACTGGCCTTTCACTTAATAACCTGCTGCAAAATCGCTGGACCAGCCATGCAGGACTCATACATAGGGACCATTCTAGTCTCATAAACAGTATCTTaccacatcattttcctcatcaAAATGGGTTATTATCCCCTCAGATAATGTCCCCCCAGCAGCAGCAGAGATTGCATCTTGCAGTTCAGCCGACTTTAGGTCATTTTTCAGCACTTCAATCTCAATTATTTAATTCCTTTCCTTCCCCGTCCCATCTGAGCAAGTATGGATCAGCGGATTACAGAAATCCAAGATCTAAGTCATCACATAAAGGTAGACACAGTGTGCATTCTTCTAAACAAGCTACTGATAATGGTAACCAGAAAATACAGTTCAGATCTAAATACATGACTGGTGATGAAATACAGAGCATTATGAAAATGCAGCATTCTGCAACACATGGAAATGATCCTTATGTGGATGATTATTATCACCAAGCTCGGTTATCAAAGAAAGCAGCTGATACAAGATCAACGCGTCGGTTCTGTCCAAATAAGGAGCAAGCATCACGGCCACACAATAGCACAGAGATGCAGCCTCATCTCCATGTTGATGCTCAGGGGCGGGTTTCATTTTCTTCCATCTGTAGGCCTTGTCTTCTTCTTGAATTTGATCCACCGGGTCTTGTTTCCAGTGATGGAAGTGGTGAGCAGAAGGTATCTGAGAAACCTTTGGAACAGGAGCCGACACTTGCAGCTAGAATTACTATTGAAGATGGTTTCTATCTTCTTCTTGAGGTTGATGACATTGACCGGCTCCTTCAGTTTCGTCAGCCCCAGGATGGTGGTGCTCAGCTCAGGCGGAAACGGCAGATCCTCTTAGAAGGTATGGCAGCCTCGCTTCAACTTgttgaccctcttggcaaaagTGGCAGTTCTGTAGGGCTTACTGCTAAAGATGACATTGTATTTTTATGGTTGGTATCACTTCCCAAAGGCCAAAAGCTCATCTCAAGGTATCTTTGTCATCTTATTCCTGGAAGTGAGCTTGCCAGAATAGTTTGCATGGCAATTTTCCGACACTTAAGAGTCTTGTTTGGTGGTCTTCCAACTGAGACGGAAGCAGTGGAGACCATTACTAATCTTGCAAAAACAGTCACTGGATGCATCAGTGGCATGGACCTCAATTCGCTCGGTGCTTGTCTAGCTGCTATTGTTTGTTCGTCAGAACAGCCTCCTCTCCGCCCACTTGGAAGCCCTGCTGGAGATGGAGCCTCTGTTATTCTAAAGACTGTTCTTGAAAGGGCAACTCATCTGATAACAGATCCTCAGGCTGGTGGCAACTTCAGCATGCCTAATCCTGCCTTTTGGCAGGCATCTTTTGATGCCTTCTTTGGTTTACTTACCAAGTATTGTCTGAGTAAGCATGAAAGTATTATGCAATCAATACTTGCGCAGACTCCATCAAACACTGAGGTGGTTGGTCCAGAGGCTGCAAGAGCCGTAAGTAGAGAAATGCCAGTGGAGCTTCTACGTGCAAGTCTGCCACACACAAATGAGCAACAAAGGAAGCTGCTGTTCAATTTTGCTCAGCGATCCATGCCTGTTGCTGGAGTTGATGCTCATGGTGGATGTAGTGGACAAACAAATCTTGAACCCGTGAGCTGCTAG